In a genomic window of Candidatus Hadarchaeales archaeon:
- a CDS encoding MinD/ParA family protein, which produces MPILSVMGTKGGVGKSTVAMGISAWLSKLQKDMVLLVDGDTHVRTVELKMCPGADVTLSQVLEGKHSLADAIYSCALKAGGRPLFPKLAILPAGGRFLPPGSRDIVGFVEHTVGRFERMLSTLRKRFSYIIVDTPASVGFEHLILTAIADALLFVVNPDLDSILSSKMTAEGLKGLLGLQAVGVVVNRAPRGSSVEEWVLQAGEIAPVLGVIEDDELVEDAFRRDLPVVALYPEAPSSQALKKIAEEILKLRIEPTRLLPKLELARGS; this is translated from the coding sequence ATGCCCATCCTCTCGGTGATGGGAACCAAAGGAGGGGTGGGGAAGAGCACCGTGGCCATGGGGATCTCTGCCTGGCTCAGCAAGCTCCAGAAGGACATGGTCCTGCTGGTGGATGGGGACACCCACGTGAGGACGGTGGAACTGAAGATGTGTCCCGGGGCGGACGTGACCCTCTCCCAGGTGCTGGAGGGGAAGCACTCCCTAGCGGATGCCATCTACTCCTGCGCCCTCAAGGCGGGGGGAAGGCCCCTCTTCCCCAAACTGGCCATCCTCCCCGCCGGGGGAAGGTTCCTCCCTCCCGGGAGCAGGGACATCGTGGGCTTCGTGGAGCACACGGTGGGGAGGTTCGAGCGCATGCTCTCCACCCTCAGGAAGAGGTTTTCCTACATCATCGTGGATACACCCGCCTCCGTGGGGTTCGAGCACCTCATCCTAACCGCCATAGCCGACGCCCTCCTCTTCGTGGTGAACCCAGACCTGGATTCCATCCTCTCCTCGAAGATGACGGCGGAGGGGCTGAAGGGACTCCTGGGCCTACAGGCGGTAGGGGTGGTGGTGAACAGGGCACCACGAGGAAGCTCGGTGGAGGAGTGGGTCCTCCAGGCGGGGGAAATAGCTCCCGTCCTTGGGGTGATAGAGGACGACGAGCTCGTGGAGGACGCCTTCAGGAGGGACTTACCCGTGGTGGCCCTTTATCCGGAGGCACCCTCCAGCCAGGCTTTGAAGAAAATCGCTGAGGAGATCCTGAAGCTGAGGATCGAGCCCACCAGGCTCCTCCCCAAGCTGGAGCTGGCGAGGGGCTCGTAG
- a CDS encoding zinc ribbon domain-containing protein, with protein MVKAYSIPHELEVGGLIEDYMRILNAILDELWGSMVWERRGKRLIPFLKKDRAFRKGLRDRHLAGWAYSKHYVDSAIKQAYSILKSWRKRYLRGRAGREKPELKRRFVRIKETLYSYRNGVLRISVRPHGESVTLDLRKAWCWERIRGLELGELILKQDKLIVTVRKKAELKIENPVAWDTNLLSLDGFDGQNDCSLDLKEIYTIHRTYELKRRVIQKLPDKTRRRLLGKYRSRERNRVEDALHKLAKRLSGRTNVFEDLRNFKERVARTKSRNVNRQNSKHDYLKLQRYVEYKSAWNGYATIFVKARGTSRTCSGCGFYNKDLRGAGEFRCPRCGLVVDRQGNAARNIWREFLRMWGVTGSPRKGPSLMSPPMNPEGGKGGEAQGLGVDSIRVHT; from the coding sequence TTGGTTAAGGCATACTCGATACCGCACGAGCTCGAGGTGGGCGGGCTCATAGAGGACTACATGCGGATCTTGAATGCCATCCTTGACGAGTTGTGGGGGAGCATGGTTTGGGAGAGGAGGGGAAAGAGGCTGATCCCGTTCCTGAAGAAGGACAGGGCTTTCAGGAAGGGGCTGAGGGACAGGCACCTCGCCGGATGGGCCTATTCAAAGCACTATGTGGACTCGGCCATAAAGCAGGCCTACTCCATCCTGAAGTCCTGGAGGAAGAGGTACCTGCGGGGGAGGGCAGGAAGGGAGAAACCCGAACTGAAGAGGAGGTTCGTCAGGATCAAGGAGACCCTCTACAGTTACAGGAACGGGGTCCTCAGGATCTCGGTGAGGCCGCATGGGGAGAGCGTAACCCTGGACCTGAGGAAGGCCTGGTGCTGGGAGAGGATAAGGGGATTGGAGCTCGGGGAACTTATACTCAAGCAGGATAAGCTCATAGTGACGGTCAGGAAGAAAGCGGAGCTGAAGATAGAGAACCCGGTCGCCTGGGATACAAATCTCCTTTCCCTGGACGGTTTCGACGGGCAGAACGACTGCTCCCTGGACCTGAAGGAAATTTATACCATCCACAGGACCTACGAGCTGAAGAGGAGGGTGATCCAAAAGCTCCCCGATAAAACCAGGAGGAGGCTCCTGGGGAAGTACCGCTCGAGGGAGAGGAACAGGGTTGAAGACGCGCTGCACAAGCTCGCCAAGCGGCTGTCGGGAAGGACCAACGTTTTCGAGGACCTGAGGAACTTCAAGGAGAGGGTGGCCAGGACGAAGAGCAGGAACGTGAACAGGCAGAACTCCAAGCACGACTACCTCAAGCTGCAGAGGTACGTGGAGTACAAGTCTGCCTGGAACGGGTACGCCACCATTTTTGTGAAGGCTCGGGGCACCTCCAGGACCTGCTCCGGATGCGGGTTCTACAATAAAGACCTGAGGGGGGCGGGCGAGTTCAGGTGCCCCAGGTGCGGACTCGTGGTTGACAGGCAGGGGAATGCGGCGAGGAACATCTGGAGGGAATTCCTTAGGATGTGGGGAGTCACGGGTTCCCCCCGAAAGGGGCCGAGCTTGATGAGTCCCCCAATGAACCCGGAGGGGGGCAAGGGCGGTGAGGCCCAAGGACTAGGTGTGGACTCCATACGTGTCCATACTTAG
- a CDS encoding ATP-binding protein → MLFDERPKEERRDLFGRERELEELKRAAKRPLVLLLGIRRIGKTSLLKVALKELGRPTLLLDARNLGENYGRRELYSHLANSLQPLLPKMERVLRAVRGVRILGTEVELRWKGEETFSLSELFDKLDREGAVIAIDEAQRLRGPLSPEIRNALAHAYDYDRNLTFILTGSEVGLLRDFLGIEDEASPLYGRYAHEVVLDRFEREKSLEFLRKGFEEAGRRVDEGVLERAVEELDGIPGWLTFFGNSYLSGKPDLPSIKRKAVGLAMEELKHLLKGRPKRYGLVLKAVAEGKGGWSEVKRYVEEREGCTLSTSVLHNILENLEKMSILKDYTFLDPVYREAAKLLYPKLV, encoded by the coding sequence ATGCTCTTCGACGAGAGGCCCAAGGAGGAGAGACGGGACCTTTTTGGCAGGGAGAGGGAACTGGAGGAGCTGAAAAGGGCGGCGAAAAGACCCCTGGTGCTCCTCTTGGGAATAAGGAGGATAGGTAAAACCTCCCTCCTGAAGGTTGCGCTGAAGGAACTTGGGAGACCCACCCTCCTCCTGGACGCCCGAAACCTGGGAGAGAACTATGGCAGAAGAGAACTTTATTCCCATCTCGCCAACAGTCTCCAGCCCCTCCTCCCCAAGATGGAGAGGGTGCTCAGGGCGGTGAGGGGGGTGAGGATCCTGGGAACGGAAGTGGAACTCCGATGGAAGGGGGAAGAGACCTTCTCCCTTTCGGAACTCTTCGATAAGCTCGACCGGGAAGGTGCGGTGATCGCCATAGACGAGGCCCAGAGGCTCAGGGGGCCCCTCTCCCCCGAGATAAGGAATGCCCTCGCCCACGCCTACGACTACGATCGGAACCTCACCTTCATCCTCACCGGCTCCGAGGTGGGCCTCCTCAGGGATTTTCTGGGAATCGAGGACGAGGCCTCCCCCCTGTACGGCAGGTATGCCCATGAGGTGGTGCTGGACAGGTTTGAGCGGGAGAAATCCTTGGAGTTCCTGAGAAAGGGATTCGAGGAGGCCGGAAGGAGGGTGGATGAGGGAGTTCTGGAAAGGGCGGTCGAAGAGCTGGACGGGATTCCCGGATGGCTCACCTTCTTCGGTAACTCCTATCTCTCCGGAAAGCCCGATCTTCCCTCCATCAAAAGAAAAGCTGTGGGGTTGGCGATGGAAGAGCTGAAGCACCTTTTGAAGGGAAGACCGAAGAGATATGGGCTGGTCCTCAAGGCCGTAGCCGAAGGGAAAGGGGGCTGGAGCGAGGTCAAGAGATACGTGGAAGAGAGGGAAGGGTGTACCCTTTCCACCAGCGTCCTGCATAACATCCTGGAGAACCTGGAGAAGATGAGCATCCTGAAGGACTACACTTTCCTGGATCCCGTCTACCGGGAGGCCGCCAAACTCCTTTATCCAAAACTGGTCTAA
- a CDS encoding ATP-binding protein, with amino-acid sequence MLYLDFEHARLKGVTAADLDEMLVGFYELTGKRPKYLFLDEIQGVRDYGGWFRKRLDARVYLSGSSSALTPKRIAGELRGRCVNYEVYPLSFREYLSFLGHSPPKPEVLLHREERGKLLSLLRDYLQYGAYPAVALEGDKKRVLKAYFDSVVVRDLGGTPLAETLALYLTANYAQLTTLNRIYNYLRSLGFQVGKEKTMELLERARETYFAFTIEQFRKSERERKMNPKKLYIVDTGYPTALGYEFSVSRAMENAVYLELLRRGKGEVYYWKEYGKSTGAEVDFVVSKNFRAEELIQVTYGEEEIREREVRALEKAKEELEPKKLKILTWDYRGEIEGMEAVPLWYWLLT; translated from the coding sequence ATCCTCTACCTCGACTTCGAACATGCCAGGTTAAAAGGGGTAACGGCGGCCGACCTGGACGAAATGCTGGTAGGCTTCTACGAGCTCACGGGCAAAAGACCCAAGTACCTCTTCCTCGACGAAATCCAGGGAGTGAGGGACTATGGGGGCTGGTTCAGGAAGAGGCTCGACGCCAGGGTCTATCTTTCGGGTTCTTCCTCCGCCCTGACCCCCAAGAGGATTGCGGGGGAGCTGAGGGGAAGGTGCGTGAACTACGAAGTCTATCCGCTTTCCTTCAGGGAATACCTCTCCTTCCTAGGCCACAGCCCTCCAAAGCCCGAGGTCCTCCTCCACAGGGAGGAAAGGGGCAAACTCCTCTCCCTGCTGAGGGACTACCTCCAGTATGGTGCCTATCCCGCGGTTGCGCTGGAAGGGGACAAGAAGCGCGTGCTGAAGGCCTATTTCGACTCCGTGGTGGTCAGGGATCTGGGCGGAACACCCCTGGCCGAAACCCTCGCCCTCTACCTCACGGCGAACTATGCCCAACTGACGACCCTGAACAGGATCTACAACTACCTCCGGTCGCTGGGTTTCCAAGTGGGCAAGGAGAAGACCATGGAGCTCCTGGAGAGGGCGAGGGAGACCTACTTCGCGTTCACGATCGAACAGTTCAGGAAGAGCGAGAGGGAAAGGAAGATGAACCCCAAAAAGCTCTACATCGTGGATACCGGCTATCCCACCGCGCTGGGGTACGAGTTCTCGGTTTCGAGGGCCATGGAAAACGCCGTCTACCTGGAACTCCTGAGGAGGGGGAAGGGGGAGGTGTACTACTGGAAAGAGTACGGGAAGAGCACCGGAGCTGAGGTCGACTTCGTGGTGAGCAAGAACTTCAGGGCGGAGGAGCTGATTCAGGTAACCTACGGGGAGGAAGAAATCAGGGAAAGGGAGGTAAGGGCTCTGGAAAAGGCAAAGGAGGAACTCGAACCCAAGAAGCTCAAGATCCTGACATGGGACTACAGAGGGGAAATAGAAGGGATGGAGGCCGTGCCGTTATGGTATTGGTTGCTGACATGA
- a CDS encoding winged helix-turn-helix domain-containing protein — translation MEILKDHPIKLEIGGEEWETLDEKKASEVSEALADPIRRWIYQELGKGSLRQAELAKKASQALGKKITNVLIRYHLNKLASAGLVRFEKDESRPRVKMVHRCCEVRIQVRPFSPPSAGLEEVLAETLRRRG, via the coding sequence TTGGAAATCCTGAAGGATCATCCCATCAAGCTCGAGATAGGAGGGGAGGAATGGGAAACCCTGGATGAGAAAAAGGCCTCGGAGGTCAGCGAGGCCCTCGCGGACCCCATCAGGAGGTGGATCTACCAAGAACTGGGGAAGGGTTCCCTCAGGCAGGCGGAGCTGGCCAAGAAGGCCAGCCAGGCCCTCGGCAAGAAGATCACGAACGTGCTCATCCGCTACCACCTGAACAAGCTCGCCTCGGCCGGGCTCGTGAGGTTCGAGAAGGACGAATCCCGCCCCAGGGTGAAGATGGTGCACAGGTGTTGCGAGGTGAGGATCCAGGTGAGACCCTTCTCCCCGCCCTCCGCGGGGCTGGAGGAGGTGCTCGCTGAGACCCTGAGGAGGAGAGGCTGA